From a region of the Hevea brasiliensis isolate MT/VB/25A 57/8 unplaced genomic scaffold, ASM3005281v1 Scaf5, whole genome shotgun sequence genome:
- the LOC110638420 gene encoding cationic amino acid transporter 4, vacuolar isoform X1, whose product MGVFVDMQNDGAAKGFWVFTSFVRRKHVDSVLMRRKPGQQLAKKLSAIDLIAIGVGATIGAGVYILVGTVAREQTGPALTISFFIAGIAAALSAFCYAELACRCPSAGSAYHYTYICIGEGAAWLVGWALILEYTIGGSAIARGLTPNLALFFGGEDNLPSYLARHTIPGLGIVVDPSAAVLVLVVTVLLCMGIKESSLAQAIVTTVNICGMLFIIIAGGYLAFKTGWIGYELPSGYFPLGLNGMLAGSAVVFFSFIGFDVVASTAEEVKNPQRDLPLGIGIALSICCILYMLVSVVIVGLVPYFALDPDTPISSAFASHGMQWAVYIITTGAVTALCASLMGSLLPQPRMFMAMARDGLLPSFFSDINEQTQVPVKSTIAIGFLAAALAFFMDVSQLAGMVSVGTLLAFTAVAVSVLILRYVPPDEVPLPSSLHESVDSMSLQSSGGDIQEVSSQNFKGSLNYSDSSQCLVDKAGISIAHPLLQKCIAQDEQNQLKRRKIAAWSITIICIGVLVLTSAASYEFLPSLLRFTLCAVGGAFVLCSLIVLACMAQDNARHSFGHTGGFVCPFVPFLPVACILVNTYLLVNLGPSTWIRVSIWLLAGELVYLFYGQTHSSLINAVYVPTAYADEIYRTSSGCLV is encoded by the exons ATGGGCGTGTTTGTTGATATGCAAAACGATGGTGCTGCAAAGGGTTTTTGGGTCTTCACTAGTTTTGTTAGGAGAAAGCATGTTGATTCAGTTCTCATGAGGAGAAAGCCTGGCCAACAGTTGGCTAAGAAACTTTCTGCTATTGACCTCATTGCTATTG GCGTAGGAGCAACAATTGGAGCTGGAGTATATATACTTGTTGGAACTGTTGCTAGAGAGCAAACAGGACCAGCTCTTACTATTTCATTCTTTATTGCTGGAATTGCAGCTGCTCTCTCAGCTTTTTGTTATGCAGAACTTGCATGTCGGTGCCCATCTGCTGGGAGTGCCTATCATTATACATACATCTGCATAGGAGAAGG TGCTGCATGGTTGGTTGGTTGGGCATTGATACTGGAATATACAATTGGAGGTTCAGCAATTGCTCGTGGCCTAACCCCAAATCTG GCCTTATTTTTTGGAGGTGAGGATAACCTGCCTTCTTACTTGGCCCGTCACACCATTCCTGGGCTTGGTATTGTTGTAGACCCATCAGCAGCTGTTTTGGTTCTTGTTGTCACTGTACTTCTGTGCATGGGAATCAAGGAG AGTTCATTGGCCCAAGCCATTGTTACAACAGTGAATATCTGTGGGATGCTTTTTATCATAATAGCTGGTGGATATTTGGCTTTTAAGACTGGATGGATTGGATATGAACTTCCTAGCGG GTATTTCCCTCTTGGTTTAAATGGGATGCTTGCAGGATCTGCAGTAGTGTTCTTTTCATTCATTGGTTTTGATGTTGTTGCTAGCACAGCTGAAGAG GTGAAAAATCCTCAGCGAGATTTGCCCCTAGGTATAGGGATAGCTTTGTCTATATGTTGCATTTTATACATGCTTGTATCTGTTGTTATTGTTGGCTTGGTGCCATACTTTGCGCTGGACCCGGACACTCCTATCTCTTCAGCATTTGCTTCTCATGGGATGCAATGGGCAGT GTATATAATAACAACTGGGGCAGTAACTGCTCTCTGTGCAAGTCTAATGGGTTCACTTCTTCCACAG CCACGAATGTTTATGGCAATGGCTAGAGATGGATTGTTGCCATCATTTTTCTCAGACATTAATGAACAAACCCAAGTTCCAGTGAAGAGCACAATTGCAATTGGCTTTCTTGCTGCCGCCCTGGCTTTTTTTATGGATGTTTCACAGTTAGCAGGGATG GTTAGTGTGGGTACTCTTCTTGCATTCACTGCTGTTGCAGTTTCAGTCTTAATACTCAGATATGTTCCACCAGATGAGGTGCCACTCCCTTCTTCGCTTCATGAATCTGTTGATTCGATGTCACTGCAATCCAGTGGTGGTGACATTCAGGAGGTTTCCTCTCAAAACTTTAAGGGTTCTCTCAATTACAGTGACAGTAGTCAATGTTTGGTTGACAAAGCAGGGATATCAATTGCACACCCTCTTCTTCAGAAATGCATAGCTCAAG ATGAACAAAATCAACTAAAGAGGCGGAAAATTGCTGCTTGGAGTATAACAATTATTTGCATAGGGGTTCTTGTCCTTACATCTGCAGCTTCATACGAATTCCTTCCCAG CCTTCTGCGCTTCACATTGTGTGCTGTGGGTGGAGCTTTTGTGTTGTGCAGTTTGATTGTTCTAGCTTGTATGGCACAGGATAATGCAAGGCACAGCTTTGGACACACAGGAG GTTTTGTTTGCCCTTTTGTTCCATTTTTACCTGTTGCATGCATTCTTGTCAACACCTATTTGTTAGTTAATCTGGG GCCCAGCACATGGATCCGTGTTTCAATATGGCTACTAGCAGGAGAATTGGTTTATTTATTTTATGGCCAGACACACAGTTCACTGATAAATGCGGTGTATGTTCCTACTGCTTATGCTGATGAGATCTATCGCACCTCGTCAGGCTGTCTAGTGTAG
- the LOC110638420 gene encoding cationic amino acid transporter 4, vacuolar isoform X2: MGVFVDMQNDGAAKGFWVFTSFVRRKHVDSVLMRRKPGQQLAKKLSAIDLIAIGVGATIGAGVYILVGTVAREQTGPALTISFFIAGIAAALSAFCYAELACRCPSAGSAYHYTYICIGEGAAWLVGWALILEYTIGGSAIARGLTPNLALFFGGEDNLPSYLARHTIPGLGIVVDPSAAVLVLVVTVLLCMGIKESSLAQAIVTTVNICGMLFIIIAGGYLAFKTGWIGYELPSGYFPLGLNGMLAGSAVVFFSFIGFDVVASTAEEVKNPQRDLPLGIGIALSICCILYMLVSVVIVGLVPYFALDPDTPISSAFASHGMQWAVYIITTGAVTALCASLMGSLLPQPRMFMAMARDGLLPSFFSDINEQTQVPVKSTIAIGFLAAALAFFMDVSQLAGMVSVGTLLAFTAVAVSVLILRYVPPDEVPLPSSLHESVDSMSLQSSGGDIQEVSSQNFKGSLNYSDSSQCLVDKAGISIAHPLLQKCIAQDGILFGLSFHDAIQVICSFASCQLHR; encoded by the exons ATGGGCGTGTTTGTTGATATGCAAAACGATGGTGCTGCAAAGGGTTTTTGGGTCTTCACTAGTTTTGTTAGGAGAAAGCATGTTGATTCAGTTCTCATGAGGAGAAAGCCTGGCCAACAGTTGGCTAAGAAACTTTCTGCTATTGACCTCATTGCTATTG GCGTAGGAGCAACAATTGGAGCTGGAGTATATATACTTGTTGGAACTGTTGCTAGAGAGCAAACAGGACCAGCTCTTACTATTTCATTCTTTATTGCTGGAATTGCAGCTGCTCTCTCAGCTTTTTGTTATGCAGAACTTGCATGTCGGTGCCCATCTGCTGGGAGTGCCTATCATTATACATACATCTGCATAGGAGAAGG TGCTGCATGGTTGGTTGGTTGGGCATTGATACTGGAATATACAATTGGAGGTTCAGCAATTGCTCGTGGCCTAACCCCAAATCTG GCCTTATTTTTTGGAGGTGAGGATAACCTGCCTTCTTACTTGGCCCGTCACACCATTCCTGGGCTTGGTATTGTTGTAGACCCATCAGCAGCTGTTTTGGTTCTTGTTGTCACTGTACTTCTGTGCATGGGAATCAAGGAG AGTTCATTGGCCCAAGCCATTGTTACAACAGTGAATATCTGTGGGATGCTTTTTATCATAATAGCTGGTGGATATTTGGCTTTTAAGACTGGATGGATTGGATATGAACTTCCTAGCGG GTATTTCCCTCTTGGTTTAAATGGGATGCTTGCAGGATCTGCAGTAGTGTTCTTTTCATTCATTGGTTTTGATGTTGTTGCTAGCACAGCTGAAGAG GTGAAAAATCCTCAGCGAGATTTGCCCCTAGGTATAGGGATAGCTTTGTCTATATGTTGCATTTTATACATGCTTGTATCTGTTGTTATTGTTGGCTTGGTGCCATACTTTGCGCTGGACCCGGACACTCCTATCTCTTCAGCATTTGCTTCTCATGGGATGCAATGGGCAGT GTATATAATAACAACTGGGGCAGTAACTGCTCTCTGTGCAAGTCTAATGGGTTCACTTCTTCCACAG CCACGAATGTTTATGGCAATGGCTAGAGATGGATTGTTGCCATCATTTTTCTCAGACATTAATGAACAAACCCAAGTTCCAGTGAAGAGCACAATTGCAATTGGCTTTCTTGCTGCCGCCCTGGCTTTTTTTATGGATGTTTCACAGTTAGCAGGGATG GTTAGTGTGGGTACTCTTCTTGCATTCACTGCTGTTGCAGTTTCAGTCTTAATACTCAGATATGTTCCACCAGATGAGGTGCCACTCCCTTCTTCGCTTCATGAATCTGTTGATTCGATGTCACTGCAATCCAGTGGTGGTGACATTCAGGAGGTTTCCTCTCAAAACTTTAAGGGTTCTCTCAATTACAGTGACAGTAGTCAATGTTTGGTTGACAAAGCAGGGATATCAATTGCACACCCTCTTCTTCAGAAATGCATAGCTCAAG ATGGCATTTTGTTTGGCTTGTCTTTTCATGATGCAATACAAGTTATATG TTCCTTTGCTTCTTGCCAATTACACAGATGA
- the LOC110638420 gene encoding cationic amino acid transporter 4, vacuolar isoform X3: MGVFVDMQNDGAAKGFWVFTSFVRRKHVDSVLMRRKPGQQLAKKLSAIDLIAIGVGATIGAGVYILVGTVAREQTGPALTISFFIAGIAAALSAFCYAELACRCPSAGSAYHYTYICIGEGAAWLVGWALILEYTIGGSAIARGLTPNLALFFGGEDNLPSYLARHTIPGLGIVVDPSAAVLVLVVTVLLCMGIKESSLAQAIVTTVNICGMLFIIIAGGYLAFKTGWIGYELPSGYFPLGLNGMLAGSAVVFFSFIGFDVVASTAEEVKNPQRDLPLGIGIALSICCILYMLVSVVIVGLVPYFALDPDTPISSAFASHGMQWAVYIITTGAVTALCASLMGSLLPQPRMFMAMARDGLLPSFFSDINEQTQVPVKSTIAIGFLAAALAFFMDVSQLAGMVSVGTLLAFTAVAVSVLILRYVPPDEVPLPSSLHESVDSMSLQSSGGDIQEVSSQNFKGSLNYSDSSQCLVDKAGISIAHPLLQKCIAQDGILFGLSFHDAIQVI; the protein is encoded by the exons ATGGGCGTGTTTGTTGATATGCAAAACGATGGTGCTGCAAAGGGTTTTTGGGTCTTCACTAGTTTTGTTAGGAGAAAGCATGTTGATTCAGTTCTCATGAGGAGAAAGCCTGGCCAACAGTTGGCTAAGAAACTTTCTGCTATTGACCTCATTGCTATTG GCGTAGGAGCAACAATTGGAGCTGGAGTATATATACTTGTTGGAACTGTTGCTAGAGAGCAAACAGGACCAGCTCTTACTATTTCATTCTTTATTGCTGGAATTGCAGCTGCTCTCTCAGCTTTTTGTTATGCAGAACTTGCATGTCGGTGCCCATCTGCTGGGAGTGCCTATCATTATACATACATCTGCATAGGAGAAGG TGCTGCATGGTTGGTTGGTTGGGCATTGATACTGGAATATACAATTGGAGGTTCAGCAATTGCTCGTGGCCTAACCCCAAATCTG GCCTTATTTTTTGGAGGTGAGGATAACCTGCCTTCTTACTTGGCCCGTCACACCATTCCTGGGCTTGGTATTGTTGTAGACCCATCAGCAGCTGTTTTGGTTCTTGTTGTCACTGTACTTCTGTGCATGGGAATCAAGGAG AGTTCATTGGCCCAAGCCATTGTTACAACAGTGAATATCTGTGGGATGCTTTTTATCATAATAGCTGGTGGATATTTGGCTTTTAAGACTGGATGGATTGGATATGAACTTCCTAGCGG GTATTTCCCTCTTGGTTTAAATGGGATGCTTGCAGGATCTGCAGTAGTGTTCTTTTCATTCATTGGTTTTGATGTTGTTGCTAGCACAGCTGAAGAG GTGAAAAATCCTCAGCGAGATTTGCCCCTAGGTATAGGGATAGCTTTGTCTATATGTTGCATTTTATACATGCTTGTATCTGTTGTTATTGTTGGCTTGGTGCCATACTTTGCGCTGGACCCGGACACTCCTATCTCTTCAGCATTTGCTTCTCATGGGATGCAATGGGCAGT GTATATAATAACAACTGGGGCAGTAACTGCTCTCTGTGCAAGTCTAATGGGTTCACTTCTTCCACAG CCACGAATGTTTATGGCAATGGCTAGAGATGGATTGTTGCCATCATTTTTCTCAGACATTAATGAACAAACCCAAGTTCCAGTGAAGAGCACAATTGCAATTGGCTTTCTTGCTGCCGCCCTGGCTTTTTTTATGGATGTTTCACAGTTAGCAGGGATG GTTAGTGTGGGTACTCTTCTTGCATTCACTGCTGTTGCAGTTTCAGTCTTAATACTCAGATATGTTCCACCAGATGAGGTGCCACTCCCTTCTTCGCTTCATGAATCTGTTGATTCGATGTCACTGCAATCCAGTGGTGGTGACATTCAGGAGGTTTCCTCTCAAAACTTTAAGGGTTCTCTCAATTACAGTGACAGTAGTCAATGTTTGGTTGACAAAGCAGGGATATCAATTGCACACCCTCTTCTTCAGAAATGCATAGCTCAAG ATGGCATTTTGTTTGGCTTGTCTTTTCATGATGCAATACAAGTTATATG A
- the LOC110638432 gene encoding BTB/POZ and MATH domain-containing protein 4, with protein MPRTTSPPCTATTSLSITETINGSHRFTIQGYSLAKGIGIGKHIASENFTIGGYQWAIYFYPDGKNPEDNSSYVSVFIALASEGTDVRALFELTLIDQSGEGKHKVHSHFDRSLESGPYTLKYRGSMWGYKRFFRRALLETSNFLKGDCLKIHCTVGVVVSAIDCSRLHSIKVPESDIGAHFGALLENEECSDITFNVHGEKFHAHKLVLAARSPVFESQYFDSLEEDNPEIVVTDTEPKVFKALLHFIYKDTLIEDEELSVSASSCMSSIYDTLVARLLAAADKYNLPRLRLMCESVLCKDISVTSVAKILALADRYHAMDLKSVCLKFAAENLVAVMCSDGFEYLKENCPLLQSELLKTVAGWEEDFSGGGKSRSVWAQFSDGDDTNERSVRRQLWENGGEISRSLWVQLDEGDGSRSPGLAE; from the exons ATGCCCCGGACGACGTCCCCGCCATGCACTGCCACCACCTCCCTCTCCATAACCGAAACCATAAACGGCTCGCATCGATTCACCATCCAGGGTTACTCCTTGGCCAAAGGTATCGGCATCGGCAAACACATTGCCAGCGAGAATTTCACCATTGGCGGTTACCAGTGGGCCATTTACTTCTACCCCGACGGTAAGAATCCCGAGGACAATTCGTCCTATGTCTCTGTCTTCATCGCTCTCGCCAGCGAGGGCACCGATGTCCGCGCCTTGTTCGAGCTCACCCTTATTGATCAGAGCGGTGAAGGCAAGCACAAAGTCCATAGCCACTTCGATCGCTCCCTTGAGAGTGGCCCTTATACGCTCAAGTACCGCGGCAGCATGTG GGGTTACAAGCGTTTCTTTAGACGGGCATTGCTTGAAACGTCGAATTTCCTAAAAGGTGATTGCTTGAAAATTCACTGCACTGTTGGGGTTGTGGTTTCTGCAATAGACTGCTCGAGGCTGCACTCTATAAAGGTCCCTGAATCCGATATTGGAGCCCATTTTGGTGCTTTACTGGAGAATGAGGAATGTTCTGATATTACTTTTAACGTGCATGGCGAAAAGTTTCATGCCCACAAATTGGTATTGGCCGCTCGTTCTCCTGTATTTGAGAGTCAATATTTTGATTCATTGGAGGAAGATAATCCTGAAATAGTTGTTACAGATACAGAACCTAAGGTTTTCAAG GCGTTGCTTCACTTCATCTACAAAGATACTCTTATTGAAGATGAGGAGCTTTCCGTGTCAGCTTCATCTTGCATGTCATCTATATACGATACTTTGGTTGCTAGGCTGTTGGCAGCAGCGGACAAGTATAACTTACCTAGACTCAGACTAATGTGTGAATCTGTACTCTGCAAGGATATATCTGTAACTTCCGTCGCCAAGATTCTTGCCCTGGCTGATCGTTATCATGCTATGGATTTGAAATCTGTTTGCCTAAAATTTGCTGCAGAAAATCTAGTAG CTGTCATGTGCTCAGACGGTTTCGAGTATCTTAAAGAGAACTGTCCATTGCTACAGTCAGAACTCCTAAAGACAGTGGCAGGATGGGAGGAGGACTTCAGTGGAGGGGGGAAGAGCCGAAGTGTATGGGCACAGTTTTCAGATGGGGATGATACAAATGAGAGGAGTGTAAGGCGACAACTGTGGGAAAATGGGGGGGAAATAAGCCGGAGCTTGTGGGTCCAGCTTGATGAGGGTGATGGTAGCAGGAGCCCTGGGCTAGCAGAATGA